GGCGGGCGCCGTCTAGAGGAGGGCCGAGCAGCCGCCACCACGCTTTCAGTCGCGGCGAGACGTAGGCGAGCCAGGCCGAGGGCCGCGGCGGCGATGCAGCGACGGCGGCGCCCTCCGCCGCCAGTCTCTCAGCTGCCCGAGGGCTGCGGGGGAGGCGGCGGGAGCCGCGGGGGAGGCGGCGGGAGCCGCGGAGGAGGCGGCGGGAGCGAGGAGGTGGAAGTGCAGTTCTCCGCCGGGCGTTTGGGCTCCGCCGCGGCGGTTTCGGCGGCGGCGGCCACGCGCAgcacagaggaagaggaggagagactcGAGCGCGAGCACTTCTGGAAGATCATTAATGCCTTCCGCTACTACGGGTAAGGAGCCCGTGGCGGACCCCCGCTCAGCCCGTAGGCGCGCCCGCTGCTTGCGGCTGACCCGTCCGCACCGTGGCGCACGCCGCGCTCGCCCTCCGGTCGCCACGCCTCCGGGGCGTCGGAACCGGGCCGCCTGAGCTGACCTCCGCGCCCCCGAGTCATCTCGCACCTCCTTAGCCCCTCCCGGCGCTGCACTCTCGCGTGTCTGCTGCGCCGTCTGTTGGTCAGCCTCTTGTCTTCTGATCTCTGGATCAGATTAGCCCTCTTGCCTTTCATTCCTCGTTAAAGGTTTGGCTTGAGGCGGGTGAGGGTGACCGGAAAAGTGCTGTTAAGAATTTCAGATAGAAGATGGTGGTGGTAAAATCGTCCAGTGCTGGGCATGATTTGTATGTATTGTCGCTGTCCTGCAAACTGAACAGACGGAGAGCCCAAGTTCACCTACACGTGGGATGCCGTAGGATGTTTTTTTCTCAAACTGCTGTAAGTTCTTGTGAGAGCAGCATTAAGATTTCcgcccctcaccccccccccacccttggCGCTGCGAAAACACAGCAGTTTTGTGATGAGCGAGTGAATGATGCTGCTCAGTGCCTTTAACTGGTGGGTGAAATTAAGATCGGAGATGGTCCGGATGTTCTAAAATTTGCAGAGTTTTTAAGGGGGAAATGAGGGAAAACACTGTAGGAGCcgcttttatgattttttttctgcaaatatttatcgAATTCTCACTATGGGTTGGGCACAGTGGTAGGACTTTTAAACTTCctaactttcatttttcttgtagaTAAATCGTAAAGTAGCTTAGTCACAAAATTATAATTCCAAGATCTGAAAGGGACTTAAAACAATTGGATTTTCAGGTAAAGAAAGCACTTTTATTCGTGTGAGAGATGAGTACACCGACGGCGATGTTCTGAGTCTGCAGTTGGAATCAGATAGATGTGACCTCCTACTGAAGTAAAACTGTTCCCTTAGATGGGCTCCTGCTGTGCTTtatgcaaatttttaaatattgcttgACTGacctcctcaagggcagggactgagccttatttatttttacgttGCCAGTGCTTGGCATGTTGTTGGAGctctatttttaacaaataagaCAAGTAGTAGCAAAGAAGTACATTTGTCATTCCCAAATAGTTTGTCAATTTGTAACTGATGGTTAAACTAGTTTGTTactattctgaattttaaaacttgcttAATGAAAGCTTAAAGTTACTTCTGACTCTGATTAAATTGGTGACATGAAGTTTTGAAGTTGAGAGATCTTGATGAAATAATTTACTAATTAAACTCGGGCATAGGAGCCATGGATTGCATTACTTATGGAGCTCAAAAGGGAATTAGTAACATGGGGATTTGATTTAGTATCAACGGAGTGAGGAAGGCAGACAACTGGAGCATTGAACTTGTTACAAGTATTGTGTCTGGAAGAACCATGCAGCGAGGGGAAGAAGCTGACAATAGATAGCCAGAAGTGTTAGCTGCAGAGAAGTCTGGTATATTTTACTGttgaaaaatgtagaaagaatacTGGGAAATGTCTTGGGACTACTGTGGACTCAGTTAAAATGTGTGTTTGTACGCAGTTCTAATATATTGGGACtaatttaaaattgatatttatggTTGAGTATCAGCTGGGCCTttttgtgggggagggcaggggatttTGACCTGAAACTAGGACCTAAGTGTGGCAATATAGAAAAGGGCACTGTGTGCACGTTCTGGTGGTTGTGATACAATTTCCTAtactctcctccctcttctttacCAGTTCAGTGTGGGACTgaggaaaatttcatttttaacaacAATCCTTTTTATTTGCATGTACTCTCTTAATGAAAAAATTGAAATCCCTGTACTGAAAATAGTATACAATTAAAAGTATGTTTAGGGGTATGGGAAGGATTGTGTAGCAGAAAACACTGGATTATTACATTCCAACATTTTATAATCTTCTAGACCTGTACTGTCCAATACCATAGCCACTAATCACATCTGGCTGCATTTAAgcttaaattacttaaaatttaataaaattaaaaattcctttcCTCAGTCTCACTAGctacatttcaggtgctcagtagccacatgcgGCTATTGTCTGCTGTATTGGGCAGTGCAGATGTAAACCTTTCCACGACTGTAGTAAGTTCTTATGAACAATTCTATTCTAGACCTTTAGCAGATGCTTCCAAATATCAGACAGTTTGGTTTTACTACTCACTGCCTTTTTGTCAATATATAGGAGATTTAGATAAAGGTCATAAGGCAAGAAATgtcttttgattaatattttctctttccaagagaaaaacaaatatatattaacgcatatatgtggaacctagaaaaatggtacagatgaaccggtttgcagggcagaaatagagacacagatgcagagaacaaacgtatggacaccaacggggggaaagcagcaggggggagtggtggtggggggatgaattgggagattgggattgccatgtatacattaatatgtattaaatggataactaataagaacctgctgtgtaaaaaaaataaaattcaaaattcagaaaaaaagaattctctttCCAGTGGCTTCCAGTCCTGTACTTTCTACAGATTTTGCTTAGATGACATATTCTGACTGAGGTAAAAATGATGATAGCATTGTACTGAATAGCAAAAAATGTTAGCCTTAAAATACTGCTCTTGTTATGAATGGAGATACCTACTCACAGAAGAAATACTACATTTGAAATATCAAACGTCGTCAGAAATGTCCTACTTTTAGAAATAGCAGTTAGGTGAGATCTTAAAAACTGAGATGTAGAGCTCATTTTTACAGGTGAGGGGATATGGTGAGCACCTTGCCTAGGGTTATACAACCAAATTGTGGTAGAGTCTGGCCTGAAATCCAAAGTCATTAACTAAAAATTTACCCTGCATTAGTAAGTAGTGGTACTAGTAAGACAATTTTAACCttgggcatttaataaatattttaaatggattgaGACAGACTCTCCTCTGAAAAGGTATGCTTACGTGTTTGGAATTCTAGAATAGTTCAACAGGTGCAGAGGAATGGGTCTATGACCTTAGCCCTTGGCTAGATCCAGCACTGAACCCACTTTGAGTCAGAGTTGGGGTCACTGCTGAGATCAGCCTTCTAGAGAGAGCTGGAGGTAGGGATACCCTTGAGGAAATGTGGCTGCTGACTGTATTCTCCTCTTAGGTGCCCAAGGATGTAGCCTCTTAATGCTGACTGAGTTCAGAACCAAGGAGAGTCTGAAGGTTGTAAAACATTCCTTTAAATTAAGGTTGGCAAACTTTCTTTAAAGAACCAGGCAATGAACATTTTAAGCTCTGAGAGCTAGGTGGTCTCTGTTAAAACTGTTCAACTGTAAGCTTGTGTGAAAGCAACCACAGACAGTATGCGAAGGAATGAGTATAGCTGTGTTCCAGTAGAACTCTTTATAAAAGCAGACAAGTAGCCAGGAGGTCATAACTTGCCCACCACTGTCTTAAAACACATTGATAATGTAAGCATTTACAGAATAGTGAAATTAGCCCCAGTTTTAATAGTATAGTAAGGATTGGACTCTTCTCAACTTTGATAAGGCCTCACTTATTTCAAGAGAGTATGTAGATGTATGTTATGGACAGCTTTGCATACCATTAAGTAACCAGGGGTTAAGGGATATGCTGCATCTCATCCTGCTCTGTGTAGTTACATCACTttctttgttgtattttgttttggtttggctttttgttgttgtttttggctgcattgggtctttctgggtgcggcgagcgggggccacccttcattgcaatgcgcaggcttctcattgcggtggctcttattgcagagcatgggctctaggtgcgagggcttcagtagttgcacgccggctcagtagttgtggctcacaggctccagagtgcaggctcagtagttgtggcacacggtcttaattgcttcgcggcatgtgggatcttcccggaccagggatcaaacctgtgtcccctgcactggtcaGCGGCctctttaaccactgcgccaccagggaagccccattacatCACTTTTATATGGAATTAACAGAACTTTTATATGGATTGGCTTTTCTGACCAATCCACAACTTACTCAACTCCCCTGCACTTATGGAAATAAGTAGTCTCCAAGGAGAACCAGAAGTGATGCCAAGGGAGCATAACTGAACATTTATTCATTGCTTTTTACATATGCTGAAATATGGAGTTTAAATAGTGACATAGATGAGTTTTGTATTTTAGAAGAATTTCTCTGattggaggtgggagggggttaGGTTGGGGAAAGCATATTTAGGTAGCAGGCCTCTCAGTTTATCTTTGGGAGACATAGTGAGGGCCCGAGGTAAAGCATTGGAGGAGGGGGAATATGTAGATAGTTTTATGAAGTAGAATCAAAAGGATTTCAGGCTTCTTGATTGTGTGTGCTATGAGAAGAGGCATTTTAGGATGACTCATTAATTTCTGACTTGAGTGGATGTGTGGTGTACCATTCATCAACATCAGCCATATAGGAAGATGTGCAAGTTTTTTTGGTGGGACGTGTGCTAAGTTTAGTTTGGAAATGCTGAGTTTTGAGGCGTGGTGAGAGGGAGTTGGTGGGGTATCCAGTGCCGAGGAATTCTAGGAAAGGATTACTGTGAGACTATTTAACCTGTTGACAGTGAATTGTAAACTGTTGCAACTCTGCTGTTTGCCCACTTTAAGTAGTTACTTAGTGTCATACTCtactgataggaatgtaaattggtaaaatcTTTCTGAAAATCAGTTTGTAtcaagagctttaaaaatacttatcttTCTGATCTGGTAATTCTTTTGggaatttgtggtaatttttttttttttttttctaaaatatagacAGATTTTGAACACAAAATTTCACTGTATAGACAAGTGAAAGTATCTAGATGCTCAATGTTTGGGAAATAACTAAGTAAATTTTGGTTGCCTAAGATGGGATGATGATGAGCAGCCCTTATAGTCATTTGTCATATAGATATTTGAGAACTTTTTTTCTGACCTGGGAAAATTCTTTCGATAAGGATGAAGAATTACAAGTGTTTctaaaactttaatgtgcatgtgAAGCATTTGGTGATCTTGTTAAAAGGCAGATTACATTTCAGTAGGTCTTGCATGGCACCAGAGATTCTCCATTCCGAACCACTTCCAAGTGATCTGCTGTGGTCTGTACCGCATTTTGACTGGAAAGGTGTTAGATGACTTTGTCTTAAACAGAGAGAAATATGCCAGAAAGTTAGAAGTGGTTGCCTCTAGAAGAGGAATTATTaggaatttttttcctcctgaatacttttacttttcttcatttttcgtATTTTCACTGTGTACACATTAGTTATATAAATTATGACtatgataaaaatcatatgactgTGATTTAGGCACTGGGCTAAGTGTGTTGTGTGCTTTATTTTGTTACACTTTCAGTGAAATCCATTAAGTAGGCAGAGGAGTATAATGGTGTCTACCTCGTTGGGTTTTATGGAGATTTTTcagaataattcattttaagtgACTTGGTTTAGTGCCTGACACTTATTAAATCTTAATAAATCATAGCttctgtcatcatcatcattgttatgTATTTCCTTGTTTTGGTATATGAGACTGTTGAGCCACAGGGAAAGGAAGTAACTTGCCAAGGGTCACATAGCGAATAGGTAGCATAACCTGGGTTTCAATCTGGATCTGTTACACTCCAGAGCTCACTGTTGTACTGTCTCCacggggggaaaaaagcaaacattagTGCAGCCACTGCCTATTTGGTTTCACATTATCCCTAACCACCCCCAGAATACCACCACACGCAATCTTCTAAAAATGTGACCAGGTTTTTGCTTCAGTTTTGTCAAGTTTCTTCAGAACCTCTTTAAATATGACTGTTCAGAAATTATACAGTAATTTGACATATGATAAAATGACAGAATTATTTGGATAAATAGAGAGACTCAGGCAACcaagtgaaaaagaatatttttcatttccatttaatattGAGTAAATGCTAAAGGACATTTAAAAGAAGCATAtgcatttatgtatttgtttatttgtatatgtaAAGTGTAAAGAATGATGTAGTGAACGCGTACCACCCAGTTTACAAAAAGAACATTATCTATCCTTTTCCCCTCATAGGACATCATTTTCctgcatttttgtttccttactttccttGTAGTTTCTCTACATGTTTAGTCCCTACAATATGttgcttatttttatataagaTGGAATTGTACATTATGTATTTTTCTGCAACTTGATTTTGTCAACAAATGTTTTGTTTCTGAGTTTTATCCATATTATAGTGTGTAGCTGTATTTATTAACTGTATTCTGTGTATAACTATACTGTATTTTCTTCGTTCAGTCTACTGGTGATAGActttttgggttgtttccagattttttgctTGTTATTTCTTACAGTGCTGTGATGAGACTTATTCATGTGTCATGTGCCCGTTTGCAAGAGTTTCTTGAGTATGTGTCTAGGTGTATGATTGCTTGGTCATAGGGAGTCTGCATATTAAGCTTTACTAGGTAATGCTAAATTTTCTGAAGTGGTTGTACTAATTTACGCACCCACCATCAAtcagtatataaatattataaatcttCCGCACTTTTACCAGTATTTCATATAGTCAGGCTTTAAAATTTTGCCCATCTGATTGATGTAAAATGACATTTCATTTTGAGtataatatttaacttttaaaaatgatgttctttttaggttttatttctttaaaaagtcctCAAAGTGACCGTTAGAGTTATCTGGAAACTTTTGGAATACAAAGTGTGAATATCGTCATGTAAAAAGCTATagaatttcatttgtttactaCTTTTGTAGTATATAAGATCTTttacaatatttaaaacaattcaaCTTGGTTGGCTCTTAAtaatttcaaaacacattttgtatatattctaAAGTAACTTCAGAGCAGCATTCTGCTACTTGATGGAGAaatctaaaatttctaaaatcaaaGCTGTTCtgctgaaaattttaattttggaaattgaaatcataaaaataaacatgtgcaTTAATCCTCTTTAcgtttccttttttctcccttctaatTGATGCAGGTGTTTTAActatttgtcttttgtttggtTGCTTAGAGAGTTTGTAATAAGATGAAAATATACGAAACTTCATAAATTGATATCCTTTAAGAAACCAAAAGATTGAAAATGGCTGGACAGTATCCAACATTATAAGGAAATAATTGTACAGGAAGAGAAACTTAAAATAAGATTGGCCTCTGGTGAGAATTCTTTGCCAATTTAAAAAACACCTTTTATGTTTTAGCACCAGTATGCATGAGCGAGTGCACCGAACAGAAAGACAATTTCGATCACTCCCAGCTAATCAGCAGAAACTACTTCCGCAGTTTCTTCTTCACTTGGACAAGATCCGGAAATGCGTTGATCATAATCAAGAAATACTACTCACCATTGTGAATGATTGCATACAtatgtttgaaaataaagaatatggaGAAGACGTATGTGCAAGtttgttctatttgtttttattttagggtTTGACTTCTATATTTTGAGATCTTTATCTTCctggatttcatttttatgaaatgaaagAGTCATTGGCTCTCCTTAGAGAATGTTTTCACTTGTATGTTCAGTCATTTTATTAGGTTTAATAGAACAGTAGGCCAGAAACTGGAtttgttcactgatttttttcccctaaaagtaCTAAGATAATTGTGGGCATTTTGATACACTTTTcacatagtgttctgcctattgtGGCGTATGGAGTTAGTGACTTACATTTTTATCAACAACTTTCCGAGCTGTGTGAAATTAATTTCCCTTGCTAAACATTATCTTCAGAATCTTGCATCTATTGATGTTCATCTTTTACTCTAAAAGATTATTTTCACTTATAAATCTCAAGGGACTGGAAGTAATAGAAACTGaagtcctgtttttgtatccacagGATAGATACAGTTGGGCCACTCCAGTGTGAGCCCTTCCATGCTGCCCCATCAATGACCTGGaggctctttctttcctctcttagaCGGAGAGAATATTTGGTCTCCATAGCAGCTCAGTTCTGGTCCTCTCTTGAGTAAAGACTGCTTAATTATATGGTGGTTTCATGATTAATGGACCATACTGTATTGAGGGTAGAAGTGAGACCACCAAACTCTTCATTTAGAATCTCAAGCTGCACTTGAACCCCGGTCTAGTTGAAAGGCTAGTGACCTACCCTCTAAACCATCTATAAAGCCCCTTAGTAGCATGTTTATTTAATCATATTCAAGATTGATTACTTTCTGAGAAACtaattgatttctgttttttaaacaggAGAATGGAAAGATTATGCCAGCATCCACATTTGACATGGATAAGTTAAAATCCACATTGAAACAGTTTGTGAGAGACTGGAGTGAAACTGGGAAAGCAGAAAGGGATGCCTGCTACCAGCCGatcattaaagaaattttaaaaaattttccaaaagagAGATGGTAAATAGTATCTTGTTTTTAACCAGTTTCTTTAAGATATGTAAGCACTGAGTTTCTCTAAGAGAtatttcacagtgttgattcatTTTTACAAGTTGCTGTGTGACTGTATTTTTTCATGTGTGGGTGTATGCTGTTATATTTGTTCTTGGGTACTTTGTGTGAGATAGCAGTTAGTGTTTTGAATAATTATTGCTCTAGCACTATGGGAAATTACTCTATCTAGAAATTACATAATGAGAAGATTAGATTGAATGTTCATTATCAGCGaccttttttttataatttgctttatAGCAGAGCAAAAAGCtgcaaactattttaattttcctcataATGGCATATTTGTAAACAAGTGAGGGATCTATAGCTCAGAGAAGAGATTCTTAACTTTGATATGCCATGAAAACCTTGAGCAGTCTGAagctcataattttctttttcagaataacataagtgaataaaataacaTCCATAGG
The Phocoena sinus isolate mPhoSin1 chromosome 6, mPhoSin1.pri, whole genome shotgun sequence DNA segment above includes these coding regions:
- the CARNMT1 gene encoding carnosine N-methyltransferase isoform X2, whose translation is MQRRRRPPPPVSQLPEGCGGGGGSRGGGGGSRGGGGGSEEVEVQFSAGRLGSAAAVSAAAATRSTEEEEERLEREHFWKIINAFRYYGTSMHERVHRTERQFRSLPANQQKLLPQFLLHLDKIRKCVDHNQEILLTIVNDCIHMFENKEYGEDENGKIMPASTFDMDKLKSTLKQFVRDWSETGKAERDACYQPIIKEILKNFPKERWDPSKVNILVPGAGLGRLAWEIAMLGYACQGNEWSFFMLFSSNFVLNRCSEINKYKLYPWIHQFSNNRRSADQIRPIFFPDVDPHSLPPGSNFSMTAGDFQEIYSECSTWDCIATCFFIDTAHNVIDYIDTIWKILKPGGIWINLGGKRICLVNIYCE